agagatagataaactgtacatgtggcaagaggtgcaaataccgatagcaggcgaagccattactcactgttcttgattaaatattcttactgcagttgtttgatgaacttgtggaaaactgcagcgtgagagagagaggagaaaccgctaatgacaagctaacgagtgctaacgctttgcaggtgtactgcagtcacggaaaAGTGAatgatcaaagttaatctgataagattgatcaataatatcagaaatatggtgtgaattaagttatattttaccactttaaaaaaaataaatcagctacacggagctaccattagctacagaaggcaaccggaagtagagaaaacactctCCAACcaccatcatctccactgttttgagtgtgttcagcTCCATGTTGTtaagagtgcaccagacagccagctctttaacctcctgtctttaagcagactcatcactgtcctgaatgaggccgatgagtgtggcgTCGTctacaaacttcaggagcttTACAGAGGACGTACAGTCACTAGTGTAGTAGAGGACCCAACCTGTTGTTGATTCGCCAGAGTGCTGGAGAATAGGGTGTTTCTACACAGAAGCAGGATCACTGGAAATAATTAGTTCTTTAGCTTGTTAGTATAAATTACTCTTTGCCATTctgatttccttttccagtgtgtatttggtCAACTAGGAATGGTTAAAACATTCCAGGATAAACTcatgctcaaattgatttgaCCAATATTTACACTGTAGCTCACATCAGGGGGCTATGATAAGGTAGCATGACATTTCTAAACCAGGCAGTGctgccaaacacaaacacacgctcACCCAGCTAACCAGTCacagtacattttatttcagaatgCCAGCCTTcttttgatacaggaactatatGAACcattcatgccagactggggagagagttGTAAAATGTGCAAGTTCTTTTTAACCAGCTATGAGACCTTGTTCTAGTAAACCTTAGACCATATTCAGTAAGATGATAACATcatggtaatgaatatgcacaatatggTTATCGTGGTTACATCTAAATACCAGGAATAACTAATTACGCAgcccttaccctggaaaccccaacATATTTAAATGGTCATTCAGATTTGTACGGTGTTCACCACACAGCACCAAATATTTAGACGTAATAAGCCCATTTTCAAACTTATTGTCCCATTTTGATCTGGACTACAACCAAACCCAAGATTTTGTTGGTCACACTTTACATTGTTAAACGGCCAATTAAATTATGAACATTATGTTAGGTATTCTGGCAAGTAggttggagaagaaaaaaaaacctggcaaGAGGGACATGTAATACCAGATTCTGCAGAACAACAGCAAAGGACAAGATAAATTGTAAACTTCtgtaaagtttattaaaaactagatttacatgaccagagtaacttctccactagaaaccacagtctgctcccCAGAGACAGCCTTGATAGGAGTGTCTCTTCCTGAAAGATATGTCAGAAGTGAGACACACTTATAAAATGTGCAGTTCCTCGTCAAGAGAAAAGCAAGAACTCACGTTTCCTGGTGCAGCTTTGCTCACAAGAGCcagatgatggatggcacacctctgtactgcagtggatgaagatctgacagggaAGAAAGGAGGCTCAAGTCACAGAATCCACAAGTagtaaaaaacacaaatgttcaaGTAACAGGGGGCATACGGTTCCTGCAGAGCAGCCAGTGAGGctggatctacaaatgtgaacatcttcacaacgaagcgcttgtagtgggttgggTACTGAAGACCAGAAGATCCGGTCCACGGAACCAGTGTGGTCAAATAACGGTCatcctggtaagggcatctgaagaCAAAAGAGAAGGTTAGAAAGGGTCTCCCAGCAGACTAACTGGATCAAGATCGGCTGTAAGCCCACCCATCgatcagaaggtcccactgggggagACTGAGTGGACTGGGGGTGAAGTAGTCCAACAGCGTCccagcatcaggacaatgttggggtcagtcctctccataatgtgcacctcaacatacaccggctctcgcaggacttttgtgatgggataatcagcgtcactgtagtaggacgtgtaggcctcatcccctgaggaacactGCGGTTGAACCAGATTCAAATTCGAAAGGCTTTAGGCAGACACAGAACAGGACCTTACCTTCAGCACAGCCTTTGGTTACACATTGGCCATTGGCCAGTCTGAGCTCCACCCGGAGAGGTCCAGGagcagctactggtggaggtggaggaacagagttgacctccacaaccagagcttccacagaagtttcagagtatctacactggaagagaaacctGGACAACACATTGAGCTTGTAGCATTTATCAGGGATTAAGGTTCACACAGTCATAGATCACCTACTCaaaatgactgtcccttgtgatggaaccatatggtccaatccccacttcatacgaTGAGGTCATTCTGTTTTCATACACCACATATCCGCCATCCTCCTGTGAATAGGTACGGTATCAGCATCCAGTCCATCATAAGCaatgcagaataaaaccagtagcagctgctcaccatcacgctcgtgccacatgcggtcacagggaactggtatatAGCAAAGGAAGGTGTGGACCCCACAGGAGCGCAAGGTGGGTCGTTTCCACCCAGTAGATGAACAgaatccagactcagtcgaggcagaGTAACATCTCTagacaccactaccacaaactgaccatctctaataCACTGGACAGTCACTAGAACAAGGTACAAGAGCAGGTTAATGCAGAGAATCAGTTTAACACGAACAGAAGATTGAGAACGCTTACCTGCCCTCCCATAGAAACACTGCTGTGCTTTAAAGCAGCAGTTAATAGCTTCACACTCAGCACCACTGATCCCAGGTAGACCACATTGGATCTGCTCGGAATCAGCTACAGCACATTTATCAAGGGGATCTGCCTGCACTACTGGCTTCTGATGTGGAAACTGTGGTTTaggttgttgaactggcttctgaagcggaaactgctggtaagttggttgttgaaccggcttctgaagcggaaactgtggtttaggttgttgaactggcttctgaagcggaaactgctggtaagttggttgttgaaccggcttctgaagcggaaactgtggtttaggttgttgaactggcttctgaagtggaaactgctggtaagttggttgttgaaccggcttctgaagcggaaactgtggtttaggttgttgaactggcttctgaagtggaaactgctggttagttggttgttgaactggcttctgaagctgAAACTGCTGGGTCATCGGAGACTGAACATCCTGAAGTGATTTACTccagtttggaacagcatgacagAAAGCACAAACCAGCAAAATCTGAAGCAAACACCAACTTCCACCCATTGTTCAACAGCTAAACACAAAGTGGAGATACTGCCCTTTGGTCTTTTTGTACTCTACAGATTTAAGCTAATTAACGATAGTCCCTCCCTCTTCATTAACACTCATGGTTCTCATGACTTGCAGAAATGGTAGCTTGCAGCTGGGTGTTTCTCCTTGGATCTCAAGATAGACTTcttatttttcctattttttttacataaatgcacaaatttaattagaaaaatctTACTTGTGATTTTGCACATTTTGCAAATGTGCAAAACGGTCGACACTGTCAGTATGTCATGTGAGAtagtgaatgatgaatatcttactgataaagtgaacattaagtggagacatgaagatgttaagaggctggttttgagtttaggagtctgatggcctgggggaagaaacttctcccgagtctctcggttttttgccatcaggctgcggaagcgcttaccagatggcagcaaagtgaagagatggttactggggtgggtggagtctttgatgattttagcaGCTCTGCTTCTGCAGTGTTTGagatagatgtcctgcagagagtgGAGAGCAGACCCggagatgcgctcagctaagcgcacaactctctgcagggctttgcattcttgactggagctgttcccataccacactgagatgcactgagtcaatacactttctatagccccagaatagaaagttttcaggattgctggtgagaccctgaatttcctcagctgtcgcagatggtacagtctttggctggctttattaacctgtgtttgaatgtgtgtagtccaagtcaggtcctcagagatgtttacaccaaggtacttgaagctgctcaccctctccacaggggtcccgctgatcataagaggagtatagggctgctgctgtctcttcctgaagtccacaatcagctctttagttttgctcacattcagagagagacagttgtcctggcaccatgatgttaatttccctacctcatccaagtatgcagtctcattattgttgtgaatgaggcctagaaccacagtatcatcagcaaatttgattatagatgtggagctgtgggAAGACACGCaatcatgtgtgtagagagagaagaccaggggactcaggacacagccctgtggggctcctacgttcagggtgatggagctggaggtgtactggctttcaccacttgaggtctgccggtgaggaaatcaagaatccagttgcagagtgaagaattcaggccgaggtccatgagtttagaagctagctttaaggggactatagtattaaaagctgagctatagtcaataaatagcagccttatgtagttcctgttattgctgtcaatttgtgtgagagaagagtgcaggatgtgagagatggcatcatcagtggatctgtttgggcgataggcaaactgaagagggtccaaagtatccggtatggaggagcagatgacgtttttaaccagcccctcaaagaccttcatgactattgatgtgagggcaactggatgATAGTCAGTCAGACAAtagggtttattgttcttaggcacagggatgatgacagattttttgaatgaggtgggaaccaccgatgtagcaatGATGCAagctatgtcaattagcattgCAATTGTGTGTTTATGGTCATTCAAAGTTATCCACTCTTTAATAGTGTTCTCAAAACgttggcacaaaaacattattcatgcattgtTCGTAGAATCGGTAGATGGACCGAGGGTGAGcatattttcagcaaatcttcattGTCACTACTGCTTTATAAAACTCTTCTCGTCCCATGCAGAGGACAGGTGTCTCAAAGCCTCGGCCGTGCCTTTCTTTGCTCACCTTCTAACCAGGCGGTGCAATTGGGTTTAGCAGGTGGGCTGTGGATTAGGAAGCTCTTTGTAGCTAGAGCATCCCGGTACTTGAGTTTCTCCACAAGCGAGCAGATCTGAGACAGGGGTGGTTGCAGGAACACGGGCATCATGGACATACAGACGATTATCACACAGTTCTCTGACAGAACCTTACGAGTGTCAATGGGACACTGGTGAGGGACAAACACAGAATGAACTAGGTTTATGCTGGGAAAACTGTTGCTTCTGTCTACTCAGCgagacaaaatatttttgataaaattctATACGGTGTTGCAagctatgtcaattagcattgCAGTTGTGTGTTTGTTGTCTCTCATGTTATAAAGCATCTTTGCATGTTATTCAGCTGTAGTGATATCAGATGCATTCGTCCACAAGGGATTTCCCAGGTCTCCTTTGTGAAACAAACATTACATGAGTGTTTGGATTAGGATTAACCCTGCTCCATAATGCTCACATAATCTCATTTTgggtacaaataaaataaagtactttGGAATGCAGTAACTCGTGGTTGTTCAgcaaaccactttttttttttttttactctcaagtCATTTTCTACCACTGCCTTTCGTATGGTACAAAATATTATGCCCCAGGGTGCAGGTTAGCCTTTTAcgcatgaaataaaaatgcctGAAGTTTGATATAATTGATTTCTTGTCAGAAGACTGGCTCTACCAGGATTTTTTCCTCTCAGCTACACATGCGTAGAAATCATTTTACTTGCCATCACTTTGTGAAGTGGGAAAGAAACGCTTATTCAAAAATACTCTAGAAACCAACACTTTTTGACCGGACAGCAAAAGCAAAGTATGGCAAGCCATACTAGAATTGGTCCTCCAATTTTAACTCTAAGTTACTGCATGCACATTAGAAGCAGTGAACACCCAGTGCAGTTTGCAACCAGTCACTGTGGTGCCTGGGGAGCAACTGGTTGTATTGAAAGTGGAAGGGAGCACGGTTCATTCAATCCCTAACCTACATTCCCTGCTGGTATGGAGTATTAAAACTTTAGGTCACAACTGCCCAGCTTGCAATCAAATCTTTCCCCATATAAGCAGATAGTACTAGGATGACTGACAGACGCACTGAATATGACCCACAAGTTGTGGTGGTTCAGTCTTAGCCCAATCGTTAAATAGTCAGACTTGTGACCTAAAAGGGAACAGATTCAAGTCTCAGTCCCAGCaagaattggggggggggggggttgttaaaCATCCAAGGTTGTAGAACCTTGGTTTAACAGTGCGAGGAAGAAAAAAACCTGGCAAGAGGGGCATTTAATACCAGATTCTGCAGAACAATACCAATAGACAAGATACCTCGGGGTTCTACAAAGTTTATTAAAGTCTAGATTTACACGACCAGAGTTACTGCGCCActagaaaccacagtctgctcccCAGAGACAGCCTTCATACGAGCATCTCTTCCTGTAAGAGAAGTGTTAAAAGTGAGAACACTTATAAAATGCTCAGTTCCTCTTGTCAAGAGAAAGCAAGAACTCACGTTTCCTGGTGCAGCTTTGCTCACAAGAGCcagatgatggatggcacacctctgtactgcagtggatgaagatctgacagggaagaaagaggctcaagtcacagaatccacaagtagtaaaaacacaaatgttcaaGTAACAGGGGGCATACGGTTTCCTGCAGAGCAGCCAGTGAGGCTGGATCTACAAAGGTGAACATCTTCACAACGaagcgcttgtagtgggttgggTACTGAAGACCAGAAGATCCGGTCACTGGAACCAGTGTGGTCAGATAACGGTCatcctggtaagggcatctgaagaCAAAAGAGAAGGTTAGAAAGGGTCTCCCAGCAGACTAACTGGATCAAGATCGGCTGTAAGCTCACCCATTgatcagaaggtcccactgggggagACTGAGTGGACTGGGGGTTGAAGTAGTCCAACAGCGTCccagcatcaggacaatgttggggtcagtcctctccataatgtgcacctcaacatacaccggctctcgcaggacttttgtgatgggataatcagcgtcactgtagtaggacgtgtaggcctcatcccctgaggaacactGCGGTTGAACCAGATTCAAATTCAAAAGGCTTTAGGCAGAAACAGAACAAGACCTTACCTTCAGCACAGCCTTTGGTGACACATTGGCCATTGGCCAGTCTGAGCTCCACCCGGAGAGGTCCAGGagcagctactggtggaggtggaggaacagagttgacttccacaaccagagcttccacagaagtttcagagtatctacactggaagagaaacctGGACAACACACAGCGAGCTTGTAACATTTATCAGGGATTAAGGTTCACACCAAGTCATATATCACCTACTCAAAATGGCTGTCCCTTGTGATGGAACCATatggtccaatccccacttcatacgaTGAGGTCATTCTGTTTTCATACACCACATATCCGCCGTCCTCCTGTGAATAGGTACGGTATCAGCATCCAGTCCATCATAAGCaatgcagaataaaaccagtagcagctgctcaccatcacgctcgtgccacatgcggtcacagggaactggtatatAGCAAAGGAAGGTGTGGACCCCACAGGAGCGCAAGGTTGGTCGTTTCCACCCAGTAGATGAACcgaatccagactcagtcgaggcagaGTAACATCTCTCgacaccactaccacaaactgaccatctctaataCACTGGACAGTCACTAGAACAAGGTACAAGAGCAGGTTAATGCAGAGAATCAGTTTAACACGAACAGAAGATTGAGAACACTTACCCGCTCTCCCATAGAAACACTGCTGTGCTTTAAAGCAGCAGTTAATAGCTTCACACTCAGCACCACTGATCCCAGGTAGACCACATTGGATCTGCTCGGAATCAGCTACAGCACATTTATCAAGGGGATCTGCCTGCactactggcttctgaagcggaaactgctggttagcTGGTTgctgaactggcttctgaaccAGATACTGCGGTTTAGTcagttgttgaactggcttcgGAAGCATATTTTGTGGAGGAAGCCACTGGTTAGTtggttgttgaactggcttctgaagctgAAACTGCTGGGTCATCAGAGACTGAACATCCTGAAGCGATTTACTCCATTGTGGAACAGCATGACAGAGAGCACAAACCACCAAAATCTGAACCAAACACCAACTTCCAGCCATTGTTCAACAACTAAACACAAAGTGGAGATACTGCCCTTTGgtctttttgtattctacagaTTTCAGCTAATTAACGATAGTCCCTCCCACTTCATTAACACTCATGGATTAacaaatttaattagaaaaatctTACTATCTTATCCAATTGTAATTGGTTCTCAAATTCTGTTAACCTGGTGTTTCTTGAGTCCAATGTCATATTGACAACAAATAAGAATGGTTCAAGTCCAAGTTTACTGGAAATTGCCAAAAGTAGATGTTTTTCTTTGGTGCCGTTTTCCTTAACACTCCCCGAAGACAAGTGTGCTCTTACAAatatgaggaaaatactataaTAAGCAGTAAATGATTTTAAgtatatggaagcttatttccactacagaataaataaataataaaagagagaagaaaaaaaggtaattttgacTATTTATGTCATGACTGATCTATCTCACAGTTCACTAATTTCTCAACGTTGctgactttttttctccaaattgaCCTTTTTGATTCTTTGGGGGAAATAATTCCATAGAATCCATATAAGTTTGTCAGCAAGTTTATTATaaaccacaaaaaacaaaaaaaacaaaaacattgtaaaagaGAAAAACTGACAACCTTTTACTCATTACGATCAGACCTCAAAAAGAccttttttttagtaaaacatgactgcaaaaagaaagaaaaagaaaatcttctctcttctcctctgaccagacgaaaccagtagttcaattccaggctgcagcaaagtcagattgtgcagaagaatcatctgtttcctgtggtcttgtcctggtgctcctctgagacaaggtctttacaggggatctgtatctggggatctagttgtcctggtctccgctgtctttcagggatgtagaggtcctttctaggtgctgatccaccatctggtctggatacgtactggatccgggtgactgcagtgaccctctgatctggacacagactggatctggtggctacggtgacctcggaacaagagagaaacagactaatattagcgtagatgccattcttctagtGATGTagggcttgcttagttggggtcacttcatctacagcgatatcattgacttgattgcaaataaatgcacagacactatttaactgaacagagatgacatcactgaattcaatgatgaactgcctttaactatcattttgcattattgacacactgttttcctaatgaatgttgttcagttgctttgatgcaatgtgttttgtttaaagcgctatataaataaaggtgacttgacttaatatAAAAGTACAGAACTGAAATTATATCATGTTTATCAGCAGCACAGCATATAATTGAGAATAACGCAATATTTGCCTTTGATTTCGCAGGTAAATGTATGGGATCAAAATCCCACCCAAATATAAGCATaactcaaatatttaaaaacacgtgtcaaataataacgcacaaaaccgaaaaacaaatgcaatggCGTAGCCTATTTGTTAATTTGCATAGGTCAACGATCATGCGCAGATTGGAAGGGAAGCCATTCGCTAAAATTGCTTCAAATAGCGTTACTTCTCCGAAATCGTGGgtgtttttcatattatattcataCTGTTACAACTTAAGGTAACCTTTCCGCGATTGcgggtgtttcgtgtcaaattacattcatacaagttaaaattaacactgttaatgttatatcttcagatacctgtccagatctcaggtgtttcatgtcaaattatataaatacagttataacttcagatcgcTGTCCTGACTGATTGTCAATTATGCAGAAGGATTCATCAGGTATGATTTTATATTTCCCTGgtgaccttttatttttttttgaaagagggCGTTTTACAAAGACCTTCAGAAACGCCCATTTTACGTCGTGGTAATGAAACCCCTGGAATTTAGTGAATGCCATGTGAAGATGGataaccttaaagggggggtgaaatgctcgttttcactcaatctcctgttaatcttgagtacctatagagtagtactgcatccttcataactccacaaagtatttagttttattatattcataagagaaagatagtctgtaccgattttccccggaaaaacacgaccggctggaggcgtgacgtgtgggcggagctaaagaatcacgagcgcaagtaggcttttgcgttgagagcgtttggaagctcaGTTAACAACACAGACAAGATAcatgaagcagttttactcaccgcctgtggttccaacacacaatcgtgacccttttttgtagGGACTTCATTATCctaaagaaataaacgatgtgcaaatccggcgtcaaactgggccttgtttgtaaaacaagcatcttcgaaatgcagggaacaaacacaaacacttgcacaactccgttgatgctctgtaaaaataaactccatccactggtcccttaatgctgtttctcttttggtaatctgtgcagggttgtcttgccctggcaaccaaaaacacacttcttttgtgacatttggcgacgctctcgctctgatcagtgaagtctgttgtgctctcagtgctctgctatacgggagcgcgctcttccggcagaagtccctcaggacacatataaggaaattccgctccatctaacgtcacacagagccatactcgaaaaaaactttccgaaacttgtgacaaacggaaggagtatttttggaacaaaaatactccttcaaacatacaacttaatttttgaaactttgtccatgtttagcatgggaatccaactctttaacagtgcagCTTGCAATTCTGCAAGCTCTGTGTAGTCCAAGTAGGCCGACATCTAGCTAACACGTGTCTTGTTAGTTTGGTTTAGTGAGCAATACTTTATATTTTGGGCATTTGGGCTGCACGTTAATTCACACGCgatatttaatttatcttgtcagtaaagccggttgtcTCCAAATCGAAATACCGCgcgagcgataagagagcacacagaTCCAATGCATTCGACTCGCTCGTGCAATGCTTTGATttgg
This region of Carassius auratus strain Wakin unplaced genomic scaffold, ASM336829v1 scaf_tig00023703, whole genome shotgun sequence genomic DNA includes:
- the LOC113077982 gene encoding zona pellucida sperm-binding protein 4-like, with the protein product PTYQQFPLQKPVQQPKPQFPLQKPVQQPTYQQFPLQKPVQQPKPQFPHQKPVVQADPLDKCAVADSEQIQCGLPGISGAECEAINCCFKAQQCFYGRAVTVQCIRDGQFVVVVSRDVTLPRLSLDSVHLLGGNDPPCAPVGSTPSFAIYQFPVTACGTSVMEDGGYVVYENRMTSSYEVGIGPYGSITRDSHFEFLFQCRYSETSVEALVVEVNSVPPPPPVAAPGPLRVELRLANGQCVTKGCAEGDEAYTSYYSDADYPITKVLREPVYVEVHIMERTDPNIVLMLGRCWTTSPPVHSVSPSGTF
- the LOC113077983 gene encoding zona pellucida sperm-binding protein 4-like, which codes for MAGSWCLVQILVVCALCHAVPQWSKSLQDVQSLMTQQFQLQKPVQQPTNQWLPPQNMLPKPVQQLTKPQYLVQKPVQQPANQQFPLQKPVVQADPLDKCAVADSEQIQCGLPGISGAECEAINCCFKAQQCFYGRAVTVQCIRDGQFVVVVSRDVTLPRLSLDSVHLLGGNDQPCAPVGSTPSFAIYQFPVTACGTSVMEDGGYVVYENRMTSSYEVGIGPYGSITRDSHFEFLFQCRYSETSVEALVVEVNSVPPPPPVAAPGPLRVELRLANGQCVTKGCAEGDEAYTSYYSDADYPITKVLREPVYVEVHIMERTDPNIVLMLGRCWTTSTPSPLSLPQWDLLINGCPYQDDRYLTTLVPVTGSSGLQYPTHYKRFVVKMFTFVDPASLAALQETIFIHCSTEVCHPSSGSCEQSCTRKRRDARMKAVSGEQTVVSSGAVTLVV